The genomic interval GCGCACCGCCCGCTCTCGCACCTCCGCTGGATACCGTCCCGGTCGTGTCATGGCTTCCTCCCCTCAAGGATAATAGCCTCCACTTTTCCCGGGGCGGTTCAAAACCGCTTTTCGGGATATTCCTGTGACTGAAGGCGTGCCTTGCAAAAGATTACCAAGTTCATATGCAAAAGAAAGACCTGAAATCTCGCAACCTAACCGTCTGCATCCGCAACAGGGGCTATGAAACCTCGCTGGAGCGGCGCAAGCTCTACCGGGTCCTTCCCGATGCAGAGGCGGCCAAGCACGGCCAGGTGCGCGTGATAGACGAGTCCGGGGACGACTATCTCTACCCTGGGAACCACTTCGTTGCTGTGCGGTTGCCTGAATCGGTCAAGAGCGCCGTCATCGCGGCGTAGGCGTCACCCAACCACCACGTTCACCAGCTTGCCTGGGACGTAGATCACCTTCCGCACTTGCTTGCCGTCCGTCAGCAGGGCCGTCACCTTCTCGCTCTTGAGGGCCAGGGCCTTGGCCTGCTCTTCCGTCACGTCCGCAGGGACGGTGAACTTATCGCGGAGCTTGCCGTTCACCTGGATGATGAGCGCCACTTCCAGGTCTTGGGCCTTGGCGGCGTCGTAGGCGGGCCAGGGCTGTTTGTGGATGCTATAGGCGTGGCCCGTCTGCTCCCATAGCTCTTCGGCCACGTGGGGCGTGAAGGGCGCCATGAGCACCAGGAGCCGTTCGATGGCCGTCTTCCAGGCGGCGGCGCTTGCCGAATGGCTCTCCCAGTAGCCCTGGAGCTCGTTGGTGAATTCCATCATGGCGGCGATGGCCGTGTTGAAGGAGAACTTCTCCAGGGAGGCCGTCACGCGCTTGACCGTCTTGTGCGTCGTCCGCTCCAGGCCTTCGATGGCCTGCGGGTCGCTCTTCCAATCGTGCTCGGCGGGGCTGCGCGTCGCCAGGCTCCAGACGCGGTTGAGCCAGCGAGACATCCCCTGGATGCCGGTGGTGCTCCAGCTGGCCCCCTGGTCCCAGGGACCGACGAACATCAAAAAGAGGCGCACGGTGTCCGCGCCGTCCCGGTTCACAAAATCGTCCGGGTTCACCACATTGCCCCGGCTCTTGCTCATCTTTTCGTGGTCTTCGCCTAGGATGATGCCCTGGTTGAAGAGGCGCTTGAACGGCTCATCGAAGTCAACGAGCTTCAGGTCGTGGAGGGCCTTGGTGAAGAAGCGCGAGTAGAGGAGGTGCATGACGGCATGCTCGGCGCCGCCGGTGTACTGGTCCACCGGCGCCCACTTCTTCACCAGCGCCGGGTCGAAGGCCGCCTGCGCATACTTGGGGCTGGCGTAGCGCAGGAAATACCAGGAGGAGTCCACGAAGGTGTCCATCGTGTCCGTCTCGCGCTTGGCGGGGCCGTGGCACTTAGGGCAGGCGGTGTTCAGGAAGCCCTGGTGGAACTTCAGCGGCGATTCGCCCGTCGGCTTGAACTGGGCATCCTCCGGCAGGAGGACCGGCAGGTCCTTCTCCGGCACGGGGACGATGCCGTCCTTGGCGCAGTAGACCACGGGGATGGGCGTGCCCCAGTAGCGCTGGCGGGAGATGAGCCAATCGCGGATGCGGTAGGAGACGGTCTTCTTGCCGATGCCCTTCTTTTCCGCCAGCGCGGCCACG from Chloroflexota bacterium carries:
- a CDS encoding leucine--tRNA ligase encodes the protein MPYDPTNIERKWQERWERDRLYHVSDSDPRPKWYELTMYPYPSGDLHIGHWYAYSPYDAHVRFMRMKGHNVLAPFGFDAFGLPAENAAIKRGIHPHTWTMSNIERMRGQIKRMGTALDWDREIICCLPEYYRWNQWFFLQLYKHGLAYRAKAPANWCPTCQTVLANEQVVNGKCERTDDIVERRDMEQWFFRITKYAERLLDFSGLVDWPEKIKAMQQNWIGRSEGVELTFDIAHAGLREKGIKVFTTRPDTVYGVTFMVLAPEHPLVERLTSPQQRATVQEYVTQARRATEVERLSTEREKTGVPIGSYCVNPFNGEKVPLYIADYVLATYGTGAVMAVPAHDERDFAFATKNGLPIKVVIKPKDWDGKPLKAAYTEPGEMVNSGELTGTPGERAFDAVAALAEKKGIGKKTVSYRIRDWLISRQRYWGTPIPVVYCAKDGIVPVPEKDLPVLLPEDAQFKPTGESPLKFHQGFLNTACPKCHGPAKRETDTMDTFVDSSWYFLRYASPKYAQAAFDPALVKKWAPVDQYTGGAEHAVMHLLYSRFFTKALHDLKLVDFDEPFKRLFNQGIILGEDHEKMSKSRGNVVNPDDFVNRDGADTVRLFLMFVGPWDQGASWSTTGIQGMSRWLNRVWSLATRSPAEHDWKSDPQAIEGLERTTHKTVKRVTASLEKFSFNTAIAAMMEFTNELQGYWESHSASAAAWKTAIERLLVLMAPFTPHVAEELWEQTGHAYSIHKQPWPAYDAAKAQDLEVALIIQVNGKLRDKFTVPADVTEEQAKALALKSEKVTALLTDGKQVRKVIYVPGKLVNVVVG